A genome region from Vicinamibacterales bacterium includes the following:
- a CDS encoding VWA domain-containing protein, giving the protein MTRFILLAAALVISPCSVARAQPTFTTGIDLVRFGVTVIDREGNFVTDLVEGDFEIQEEGVEQSISYFVGPNTPEATSPPLHLGLLFDTSASMETDLRLARTAAIKFLNTVRQAEDITLVDFDTEVRVGRYRQSDFPRLIERIRGQKPDGWTALYDALGVYLDGAAAQDGQKILVLYTDGSDTRSEVSYGEALDLVKASDVTVYAIGFLKNDPGNARLMRRVRTLAETTGGDVFLPLTADPLDEIYAQIAEEIAARYSFGYASTDTRTDGAWREVRVKLSSTRSELDGATVRTRRGYFGPYRPPES; this is encoded by the coding sequence ATGACGCGATTTATTCTTCTTGCTGCTGCGCTGGTTATTTCACCGTGTAGCGTTGCTCGGGCGCAGCCCACGTTTACGACTGGTATCGATCTTGTTCGATTCGGAGTTACCGTAATCGATCGTGAGGGGAATTTCGTTACGGATCTAGTCGAAGGTGATTTTGAAATCCAGGAAGAGGGCGTTGAACAGTCAATAAGCTATTTTGTAGGTCCGAACACGCCTGAAGCAACGAGTCCACCGTTGCACCTGGGGCTTTTGTTCGATACTAGTGCGAGTATGGAGACGGACCTACGCCTTGCCAGAACGGCGGCCATCAAATTTCTCAACACTGTCCGTCAGGCTGAGGACATTACCCTTGTGGATTTTGATACCGAGGTGAGGGTTGGGCGTTATCGGCAGTCGGATTTCCCACGGCTGATTGAGCGTATTCGGGGCCAAAAGCCAGATGGCTGGACGGCGTTATACGATGCCTTGGGTGTCTATCTCGACGGAGCGGCTGCCCAAGATGGACAAAAAATTCTCGTGCTCTATACCGACGGAAGTGACACGCGGAGTGAAGTGTCCTATGGCGAAGCGCTTGATCTAGTTAAGGCCTCTGACGTAACGGTGTATGCCATCGGTTTCTTAAAGAACGACCCTGGTAATGCGCGGCTCATGAGGCGGGTTCGAACATTGGCGGAAACGACGGGCGGAGATGTGTTCTTGCCTTTGACCGCCGATCCGTTGGACGAGATCTACGCACAGATCGCTGAGGAAATTGCTGCGCGGTATTCTTTCGGTTACGCATCCACGGATACGCGAACGGACGGCGCTTGGCGCGAGGTCAGAGTCAAGCTATCAAGTACGCGGTCTGAACTTGATGGCGCCACTGTGCGCACCCGCCGTGGTTACTTTGGCCCCTACAGACCTCCAGAATCCTAA
- a CDS encoding DHH family phosphoesterase, with protein sequence MKCLAVCQDEAVAKTLHHALVPTFEFTCLVERQPLARRLQDSGLPCLAGDPRRADSYVKADVTSQTCVIIEDPGKRGLRRVLMAVQDAGAALLYVLKTPNLLQRSWNDELRLEFPEVTELDLAELLSGPLLTQLSRSTTRAKVQQYQRYFADADCVLILLHNNPDPDAMASGLALRTVLRRTKTTAIIGALEDVTRPENLRMEKLLDIHVERITPDAFNDFDRIATVDVQPHYFGNALPKVDLVIDHHPEQPGYTAIYKDIRADFGSTSTILTEHLRAVDLSISERTATAMLYAIKSDTLFFARHTNRSDLDAFTYLYPLADAAMIRKMEGAKITLERMEYVHRAMKHGALHNQVFTAFLGSSSREDFIPYLADFFLQLEDVKWTVVAGVVDDTLIVSVRNLGYTRNAGEFVRQCFADIGSAGGHRSMAKALVPLESFREKFGNLDDAQVPQALHQLINAFLKD encoded by the coding sequence ATGAAGTGTCTCGCCGTTTGCCAGGACGAGGCTGTCGCCAAAACGCTGCATCACGCCCTGGTACCAACATTCGAATTCACGTGCTTAGTGGAGAGGCAGCCTCTCGCAAGGCGACTCCAGGACTCTGGCCTACCCTGCCTGGCAGGCGATCCCCGTCGTGCTGATAGTTACGTAAAGGCCGACGTAACCTCTCAGACGTGCGTAATCATAGAAGATCCAGGGAAGCGCGGGTTGAGGCGGGTTCTAATGGCGGTGCAAGATGCTGGTGCGGCACTCCTCTATGTGCTCAAAACGCCAAATCTTCTACAGCGAAGCTGGAACGACGAATTACGTCTAGAATTTCCCGAGGTTACAGAATTAGACCTCGCTGAACTTCTCTCCGGTCCACTCCTGACCCAGCTTAGCCGGTCGACGACAAGGGCGAAGGTGCAGCAATATCAGCGTTACTTTGCCGATGCCGACTGTGTTCTGATCCTCTTACACAACAATCCGGACCCAGACGCTATGGCGAGCGGACTTGCGCTCCGGACAGTACTTCGACGAACGAAAACCACAGCAATTATCGGCGCCCTTGAGGATGTCACACGACCCGAGAACCTCCGGATGGAAAAGCTACTTGACATCCACGTCGAACGAATCACGCCTGATGCATTCAATGACTTCGACCGTATCGCTACTGTCGACGTACAGCCTCACTACTTCGGCAACGCACTACCCAAAGTCGATCTCGTGATAGACCATCACCCCGAGCAACCAGGATACACCGCTATCTACAAGGACATCCGAGCCGATTTCGGTTCAACATCAACAATATTGACTGAACACCTACGCGCGGTCGACCTCTCCATTTCTGAACGCACGGCCACAGCGATGCTCTACGCTATCAAATCGGACACCCTTTTCTTTGCACGCCACACCAATCGTTCAGATTTGGACGCCTTTACCTACCTGTATCCGCTAGCCGATGCCGCCATGATCCGGAAGATGGAAGGTGCGAAGATTACTCTTGAACGAATGGAATATGTTCATCGAGCAATGAAACATGGCGCCTTACATAACCAAGTGTTTACTGCGTTTCTCGGAAGCTCATCGCGTGAAGATTTCATCCCATATTTGGCGGACTTCTTTCTCCAACTCGAGGACGTGAAGTGGACTGTCGTCGCCGGCGTGGTCGACGACACGCTTATCGTCTCAGTGCGTAATCTTGGCTACACACGAAACGCTGGGGAGTTTGTGCGCCAATGCTTTGCCGATATCGGTAGCGCAGGCGGGCACCGCTCAATGGCCAAGGCATTGGTGCCACTTGAGAGTTTTCGAGAAAAGTTTGGTAATCTCGACGATGCCCAAGTTCCCCAAGCGCTACACCAATTAATTAATGCTTTTCTGAAAGATTAA